In a single window of the Paratractidigestivibacter faecalis genome:
- a CDS encoding DEAD/DEAH box helicase: MTQVFGFADFRPHQEEIIEAVIEGRDALVLMPTGGGKSLCYQIPALVREGTAVIVSPLIALCSIEIVHSFTSRSG, translated from the coding sequence CTGACCCAGGTATTCGGCTTTGCCGATTTCCGGCCGCATCAGGAGGAAATCATCGAAGCCGTGATCGAGGGGCGGGATGCGCTGGTGCTGATGCCGACAGGCGGCGGGAAGAGCCTCTGCTACCAGATCCCCGCACTCGTCCGCGAGGGAACCGCGGTGATCGTGTCGCCTCTTATCGCTCTCTGCAGCATCGAGATTGTCCACTCGTTCACAAGCCGCTCAGGGTGA
- a CDS encoding DEAD/DEAH box helicase produces MRRFHSAKEALTQVFGFADFRPHQEEIIEAVIEGRDALVLMPTGGGKSLCYQIPALVREGTAVIVSPLIALMQDQITAIQNRGLEAACLSSANSLEENREIESQFLSGTLDLSHVTLSGL; encoded by the coding sequence TGACCCAGGTATTCGGCTTTGCCGATTTCCGGCCGCATCAGGAGGAAATCATCGAAGCCGTGATCGAGGGGCGGGATGCGCTGGTGCTGATGCCGACAGGCGGCGGGAAGAGCCTCTGCTACCAGATCCCCGCACTCGTCCGCGAGGGAACCGCGGTGATCGTGTCGCCTCTTATCGCGCTCATGCAGGATCAGATCACCGCGATTCAGAACCGGGGGCTCGAGGCGGCCTGCCTCAGTTCCGCGAACTCTCTGGAAGAGAACCGGGAGATTGAGAGTCAGTTCCTCTCGGGGACACTCGACCTTTCTCACGTCACCCTGAGCGGCTTGTGA